The Candidatus Hydrogenedentota bacterium genome includes the window CGATTCTAGCCATGTTATGACGAAGGCCGTAGTTCGGTATGTCGGAACCGGGTTTGCCGGATGGCAGGTCCAACCCAGACAGCGAACGGTGCAAGGTGCCTTGGAAGAAGCCCTTAGAACCATTTCGGGCCAGCCAGTCCGGGTTACAGGGGCAGGCAGGACCGATTCCGGGGTTCATGCGTTGGGCCAGGTCTGTTCGTTTGTGTGGCGCGCCAACGCCGATTTGGACCAGTTGCGGCGCTCTCTCTCCTGTATGCTGGCCCCGGAGATACGCGTGCTGAGCATTGAACCGGCCCCCCGGGAGTTTCACGCCCGCAAGTCTGCTGCCGGCAAACGCTACTCTTACTCGCTTTACCTGGGACCGGAGGCCGACCCCTTTACGGCCGCTTACGCGTGGCGCGTATCGCCCAAGCTGAACCTGGACCGGCTAGCCTCACTCTGCCCGCTCATCGAGGGCGAACACGATTTTGCTGGCTTTCAAAGCAGTGGAGCATCGGAGAAGCTTTCTACCGTGCGGACACTGCATTCCGTGCGACTGGCGCCAGGCGGCGTCTTTTCGCCATTGGATGCGCGCGACCTGTGGCGCGTGGAGTTCCACGGCAACGGCTTTCTGTACAAGATGATTCGGAACATCGTAGGAACGTTTACGGAAATCGCTCGAGGAGCCCTGTCCGAATCGCGTATTGAAGAACGACTATCGTCCCCCGGCCCCTATCGCGGGCTTACGGCCCCGGCGCACGGCCTCACCCTTATTGAAGTGCTGTATGACCCCCCGGCGCCAGCCGCGTCCTGATTGAACGCCTGCGTAAGTGCGTGGTCACCCCCTTAAAAGAGAAAGGCGCTATGTCAACTAGTGTCATAGCGCACTCTCAGAGGGTAAGACCTTGGAACCAGCCAATCGCTTGAGGCGGCGGGATGAACCGCCCTGAACGGGTTCCGTTCAACTGGTTGTCGGGTCTAAAAAAGGGTTGACATCCGTGTCGCGCTGCCTCGACCTCCGTGTCTCGGCCTTGCACTCTCTTTATCGGCCCCTATCCGGAAAGCTTTAGCCCGCAATTTGTACCGGCGCCACAGTGCGCCGATTCAAACTACTCGCGTGCAACACGTTGACGCTATGCCATGAATACGTCTCACGGCCACGAGCGTAGCGAATGTTCTTCGGGAACTTACAGCGAAAAGCATAGTGTCGAGCAGAAGCAACACGTGGAGTCTGCGCGCAAGAGAAGTGTTGTATGCGGATGCATCGTGCTAGTGAGCACAAAAAAAGAAAGGCGCCACAGTATGGGATTGTGGCGCACTCGAGGAGGGGAAACTATGGAACTTTTCAATTCGTTGGGCTAGGGATGATAACCCAACTTTTTACTTCAAGATCGCACGTAGGGATGTCCGCGCGATCGCAACTCCGAAGGTTGGGCTTTGAGAGGAGCACCAACCCGATTCAATTTTTCGCGACTTCCGTGTCACTTTGGCCTTGGCTTCCTTGCCTCAGCCTCTCACTACATACTATCGGCGATCACTGAAAAAACTTGAGCTTTCTTTTTCTTCGCGCACATACAAAGCACACGCCGCTCTCATCCAACTCGAACACACAACCGCAATTCTATATACTCGTGAGGAAGTATACCTGCACGGTTCAGCAGCTATCGCGGTTTACCGCCCTCATCGTTGTTCGTCCCACGCAGACTTTCTTCAACACGCGTTGTGATTCGTCCAC containing:
- the truA gene encoding tRNA pseudouridine(38-40) synthase TruA, yielding MSAEEPEIADSSHVMTKAVVRYVGTGFAGWQVQPRQRTVQGALEEALRTISGQPVRVTGAGRTDSGVHALGQVCSFVWRANADLDQLRRSLSCMLAPEIRVLSIEPAPREFHARKSAAGKRYSYSLYLGPEADPFTAAYAWRVSPKLNLDRLASLCPLIEGEHDFAGFQSSGASEKLSTVRTLHSVRLAPGGVFSPLDARDLWRVEFHGNGFLYKMIRNIVGTFTEIARGALSESRIEERLSSPGPYRGLTAPAHGLTLIEVLYDPPAPAAS